A window of Xiphophorus hellerii strain 12219 chromosome 19, Xiphophorus_hellerii-4.1, whole genome shotgun sequence contains these coding sequences:
- the dnmt3ab gene encoding DNA (cytosine-5)-methyltransferase 3A isoform X3: MRLARWHVWAEKRAKLMSEINIMKDLEKNDAESRTEELPITKHPQPSKQQPQPQPHSQPLPQPQYQQQSQPPLPQQQQQQQQQHKQPPQQQQPTDPASPTVATTPEPVAIGGEEKTSQKSSDTEPEYEDGRGFGIGELVWGKLRGFSWWPGRIVSWSVTGRSRAAEGTRWVMWFGDGKFSVVCVEKLLPLSSFNNAFHQPTYNKQPMYKKAIYEVLQVASSRAGKAFIACPDSDESETSKSVDMLNKEMIEWAMTGFQPTGPKGLEPPEEERNSEVYPEMWVEPEAAAYTPPPAKKPRKSTVEKPKVKDIIDERTRERLVYEVRQKCRSLEDICISCGSLNVSLEHPLFAGGMCQSCKNCFLECAYQYDDDGYQSYCTICCGGREVLMCGNNNCCRCFCVECVDLLVGQGAAHAAIKEDPWNCFMCSPKGVFGLLERRSDWPDHLQLFFANNHDQDFDPPKLYPPVLVEKRRPIRVLSLFDGIATGLLVLKELGIQVDRYVASEVCEDSITVGMVRHQGRIMYVGDVRSVTRKHIQEWGPFDLVIGGSPCNDLSIVNPARKGVYGGSGRLFFEFYRLLHEARPKEGDDRPFFWLFENVVAMGVSDKRDISRFLECNPVMIDAKEVSAAHRARYFWGNLPGMNRPLSAMCSDRLDLQDCLEHGRTAKFEKVRTITTRSNSIKQGKDQHYPVYMNEKEDILWCPEMERVFGFPVHYTDVSNMSRLARQRLLGRAWSVPVIRHLFAPLKDYFACV, translated from the exons ATGAGGTTAGCACGCTGGCATGTATGG gcagaGAAAAGAGCCAAGCTAATGTCGGAGATCAACATAATGAAGGACCTGGAGAAGAACGACGCAGAGAGCCGGACAGAGGAGCTCCCAATAACCAAACACCCGCAGCCTTCAAAGCAACAACCTCAGCCTCAGCCACACAGCCAGCCTCTGCCGCAGCCTCAGTATCAGCAGCAATCGCAGCCGCCTCTGccgcagcaacagcagcagcagcagcagcaacacaagCAGCCGCCTCAACAGCAGCAACCTACTGACCCGGCTTCTCCCACTGTGGCCACCACTCCGGAGCCTGTCGCCATCggaggagaggaaaaaactTCCCAAAAGTCTTCGGACACTGAGCCCGAGTATGAG GACGGCCGTGGTTTTGGCATCGGCGAGCTGGTTTGGGGGAAGCTGCGAGGATTTTCTTGGTGGCCGGGCCGCATCGTATCCTGGTCTGTGACGGGCCGGAGCAGAGCCGCCGAGGGAACCAGATGGGTCATGTGGTTTGGAGACGGGAAATTCTCAGTG GTATGTGTAGAGAAACTTCTGCCTTTAAGTTCATTTAATAATGCCTTTCACCAACCAACTTACAACAAACAGCCCATGTACAAGAAAGCAATCTACGAAGTGTTACAG GTGGCTAGTAGCCGGGCAGGGAAAGCCTTCATAGCCTGCCCCGACAGCGATGAAAGTGAAACCTCCAAATCAGTGGACATGTTAAACAAGGAGATGATTGAGTGGGCGATGACCGGGTTTCAGCCCACTGGACCTAAGGGCTTAGAGCCTCCTGAAG AGGAGCGTAACTCCGAGGTTTACCCCGAGATGTGGGTGGAGCCCGAAGCGGCGGCCTACACGCCCCCCCCAGCCAAAAAGCCTCGCAAAAGCACGGTGGAGAAACCGAAAGTCAAGGACATCATCGATGAGAGGACACGAG AGCGACTTGTTTATGAAGTGAGACAAAAGTGCCGCAGCTTGGAGG ACATCTGCATCTCTTGTGGAAGTCTGAACGTGAGCCTGGAGCACCCGCTGTTCGCTGGAGGAATGTGCCAGAGCTGCAAG AACTGCTTCCTGGAATGTGCGTACCAATACGACGATGACGGTTATCAGTCGTACTGCACTATTTGCTGCGGCGGACGTGAGGTGCTCATGTGTGGAAACAACAACTGTTGCAG GTGTTTCTGTGTGGAATGTGTAGACCTCCTCGTCGGTCAAGGAGCCGCCCACGCTGCCATCAAAGAGGACCCGTGGAACTGCTTCATGTGCAGTCCGAAGGGCGTGTTTGGCCTTCTGGAGCGCCGCTCAGACTGGCCCGACCATCTGCAGCTCTTCTTCGCAAATAATCATGACCAAGATTTT GATCCACCAAAGCTTTACCCTCCAGTCCTGGTGGAGAAGAGGAGGCCCATTCGTGTTCTGTCGCTGTTTGATGGCATAGCAACAG GACTGCTGGTGTTAAAAGAACTTGGCATCCAAGTGGATCGCTACGTAGCGTCTGAGGTGTGTGAAGACTCAATCACAGTGGGCATGGTCCGACATCAGGGGCGGATCATGTACGTTGGGGATGTGAGGAGTGTCACACGCAAACAT ATTCAGGAGTGGGGTCCGTTTGACCTCGTCATTGGTGGAAGTCCCTGCAACGACCTCTCGATAGTCAATCCTGCTCGGAAGGGCGTTTATG GAGGCAGCGGCCGCCTCTTCTTTGAGTTCTACCGGCTGCTCCACGAGGCTCGGCCGAAGGAAGGAGACGACAGACCGTTCTTCTGGCTCTTTGAAAACGTTGTTGCGATGGGTGTGAGCGACAAGAGGGACATCTCTCGCTTTTTAGAG TGTAATCCAGTTATGATTGATGCCAAGGAGGTGTCTGCTGCCCACCGCGCCCGTTACTTTTGGGGTAACCTCCCTGGCATGAACAG ACCTCTGTCGGCCATGTGCTCCGACAGGCTGGACCTCCAGGACTGTTTGGAGCACGGCAGAACGGCAAAG tttgagaagGTGAGGACCATCACCACCAGGTCTAACTCCATCAAGCAAGGGAAGGACCAGCATTATCCCGTCTATATGAATGAAAAAGAAGACATCCTCTGGTGCCCTGAGATGGAAAG GGTATTCGGCTTCCCAGTCCACTATACAGACGTTTCCAACATGAGCCGACTGGCGAGGCAGAGGCTCCTGGGCCGAGCGTGGAGCGTCCCCGTCATCCGCCACCTGTTTGCACCACTTAAAGATTACTTTGCCTGTGTTTGA
- the dnmt3ab gene encoding DNA (cytosine-5)-methyltransferase 3A isoform X4 — protein sequence MSEINIMKDLEKNDAESRTEELPITKHPQPSKQQPQPQPHSQPLPQPQYQQQSQPPLPQQQQQQQQQHKQPPQQQQPTDPASPTVATTPEPVAIGGEEKTSQKSSDTEPEYEDGRGFGIGELVWGKLRGFSWWPGRIVSWSVTGRSRAAEGTRWVMWFGDGKFSVVCVEKLLPLSSFNNAFHQPTYNKQPMYKKAIYEVLQVASSRAGKAFIACPDSDESETSKSVDMLNKEMIEWAMTGFQPTGPKGLEPPEEERNSEVYPEMWVEPEAAAYTPPPAKKPRKSTVEKPKVKDIIDERTRERLVYEVRQKCRSLEDICISCGSLNVSLEHPLFAGGMCQSCKNCFLECAYQYDDDGYQSYCTICCGGREVLMCGNNNCCRCFCVECVDLLVGQGAAHAAIKEDPWNCFMCSPKGVFGLLERRSDWPDHLQLFFANNHDQDFDPPKLYPPVLVEKRRPIRVLSLFDGIATGLLVLKELGIQVDRYVASEVCEDSITVGMVRHQGRIMYVGDVRSVTRKHIQEWGPFDLVIGGSPCNDLSIVNPARKGVYGGSGRLFFEFYRLLHEARPKEGDDRPFFWLFENVVAMGVSDKRDISRFLECNPVMIDAKEVSAAHRARYFWGNLPGMNRPLSAMCSDRLDLQDCLEHGRTAKFEKVRTITTRSNSIKQGKDQHYPVYMNEKEDILWCPEMERVFGFPVHYTDVSNMSRLARQRLLGRAWSVPVIRHLFAPLKDYFACV from the exons ATGTCGGAGATCAACATAATGAAGGACCTGGAGAAGAACGACGCAGAGAGCCGGACAGAGGAGCTCCCAATAACCAAACACCCGCAGCCTTCAAAGCAACAACCTCAGCCTCAGCCACACAGCCAGCCTCTGCCGCAGCCTCAGTATCAGCAGCAATCGCAGCCGCCTCTGccgcagcaacagcagcagcagcagcagcaacacaagCAGCCGCCTCAACAGCAGCAACCTACTGACCCGGCTTCTCCCACTGTGGCCACCACTCCGGAGCCTGTCGCCATCggaggagaggaaaaaactTCCCAAAAGTCTTCGGACACTGAGCCCGAGTATGAG GACGGCCGTGGTTTTGGCATCGGCGAGCTGGTTTGGGGGAAGCTGCGAGGATTTTCTTGGTGGCCGGGCCGCATCGTATCCTGGTCTGTGACGGGCCGGAGCAGAGCCGCCGAGGGAACCAGATGGGTCATGTGGTTTGGAGACGGGAAATTCTCAGTG GTATGTGTAGAGAAACTTCTGCCTTTAAGTTCATTTAATAATGCCTTTCACCAACCAACTTACAACAAACAGCCCATGTACAAGAAAGCAATCTACGAAGTGTTACAG GTGGCTAGTAGCCGGGCAGGGAAAGCCTTCATAGCCTGCCCCGACAGCGATGAAAGTGAAACCTCCAAATCAGTGGACATGTTAAACAAGGAGATGATTGAGTGGGCGATGACCGGGTTTCAGCCCACTGGACCTAAGGGCTTAGAGCCTCCTGAAG AGGAGCGTAACTCCGAGGTTTACCCCGAGATGTGGGTGGAGCCCGAAGCGGCGGCCTACACGCCCCCCCCAGCCAAAAAGCCTCGCAAAAGCACGGTGGAGAAACCGAAAGTCAAGGACATCATCGATGAGAGGACACGAG AGCGACTTGTTTATGAAGTGAGACAAAAGTGCCGCAGCTTGGAGG ACATCTGCATCTCTTGTGGAAGTCTGAACGTGAGCCTGGAGCACCCGCTGTTCGCTGGAGGAATGTGCCAGAGCTGCAAG AACTGCTTCCTGGAATGTGCGTACCAATACGACGATGACGGTTATCAGTCGTACTGCACTATTTGCTGCGGCGGACGTGAGGTGCTCATGTGTGGAAACAACAACTGTTGCAG GTGTTTCTGTGTGGAATGTGTAGACCTCCTCGTCGGTCAAGGAGCCGCCCACGCTGCCATCAAAGAGGACCCGTGGAACTGCTTCATGTGCAGTCCGAAGGGCGTGTTTGGCCTTCTGGAGCGCCGCTCAGACTGGCCCGACCATCTGCAGCTCTTCTTCGCAAATAATCATGACCAAGATTTT GATCCACCAAAGCTTTACCCTCCAGTCCTGGTGGAGAAGAGGAGGCCCATTCGTGTTCTGTCGCTGTTTGATGGCATAGCAACAG GACTGCTGGTGTTAAAAGAACTTGGCATCCAAGTGGATCGCTACGTAGCGTCTGAGGTGTGTGAAGACTCAATCACAGTGGGCATGGTCCGACATCAGGGGCGGATCATGTACGTTGGGGATGTGAGGAGTGTCACACGCAAACAT ATTCAGGAGTGGGGTCCGTTTGACCTCGTCATTGGTGGAAGTCCCTGCAACGACCTCTCGATAGTCAATCCTGCTCGGAAGGGCGTTTATG GAGGCAGCGGCCGCCTCTTCTTTGAGTTCTACCGGCTGCTCCACGAGGCTCGGCCGAAGGAAGGAGACGACAGACCGTTCTTCTGGCTCTTTGAAAACGTTGTTGCGATGGGTGTGAGCGACAAGAGGGACATCTCTCGCTTTTTAGAG TGTAATCCAGTTATGATTGATGCCAAGGAGGTGTCTGCTGCCCACCGCGCCCGTTACTTTTGGGGTAACCTCCCTGGCATGAACAG ACCTCTGTCGGCCATGTGCTCCGACAGGCTGGACCTCCAGGACTGTTTGGAGCACGGCAGAACGGCAAAG tttgagaagGTGAGGACCATCACCACCAGGTCTAACTCCATCAAGCAAGGGAAGGACCAGCATTATCCCGTCTATATGAATGAAAAAGAAGACATCCTCTGGTGCCCTGAGATGGAAAG GGTATTCGGCTTCCCAGTCCACTATACAGACGTTTCCAACATGAGCCGACTGGCGAGGCAGAGGCTCCTGGGCCGAGCGTGGAGCGTCCCCGTCATCCGCCACCTGTTTGCACCACTTAAAGATTACTTTGCCTGTGTTTGA